The following coding sequences lie in one Deltaproteobacteria bacterium genomic window:
- a CDS encoding M20/M25/M40 family metallo-hydrolase translates to MTSGYPASLSRVSYRRSCVQTTTVLAALFACQPSRGTTVPPAPDDAVVTTPGTATIDGARMHALLTELSADDMQGRYTLAPAIERAVELLRGRYQAAGLKPVGNDFRTPYTVVTGAALTRPLELVVRRRGKAVSIAKDAVVARNTGTGGTADAEVVFVGYAMRSRAEGDEPADYDDLAGIDVRGKVALMLTEAPGRPELDELLPALRAHVEAFEARMQPLRQANDTAGMKREQAAVRKALLRVMSPFLHRDASREILTTPPDDPAAALDGATLFDLLQRVRSSEELAGPVFDPRDIRTSRKLQRLVDAGAVGVIVVKGPRTFVDAAAREADRLPELAGERVRDVLAIPVVQMRWHEVERVFGPAGLHLAAVQQQIDEKHAPRSRALAGVTAHLDVALASVTQEAPNVLAQIEGGDLAHEIVLVGAHFDHIGQVGSGHCRGITKPDGTHDDICNGADDNGSGTAAIVEMAQAIQDAGIHPRRTLVFANFSGEEIGLFGSDALSEHPPQVPPFADGKIVAMINLDMIGRLGDKGLAIGGLSSSSAWLPLLGELGDRGMKLVLDRAITSRSDHASFYGQQIPVLFFFTGVHADYHAPGDEIGGIAKDGMVTIAQLACDLVVRLADGTAIPFTPPANDAEGLVGALPGDNPNTLVQLGAPAAAAPH, encoded by the coding sequence ATGACGAGCGGCTACCCTGCGTCCCTCTCGCGCGTGTCGTACCGACGCTCGTGCGTGCAGACCACGACCGTGCTCGCGGCCTTGTTCGCCTGCCAGCCGTCGCGCGGCACCACCGTGCCGCCCGCCCCCGACGATGCCGTCGTGACGACACCGGGCACCGCGACCATCGACGGCGCCCGCATGCACGCGCTGCTCACCGAGCTCTCCGCCGACGACATGCAAGGTCGCTACACGCTCGCGCCCGCGATCGAGCGCGCCGTCGAGCTGCTTCGTGGCCGCTACCAGGCCGCGGGTCTGAAGCCCGTCGGCAACGACTTCCGCACGCCGTACACCGTCGTCACCGGCGCCGCGCTCACGCGGCCGCTCGAGCTGGTGGTGCGGCGCCGTGGTAAGGCGGTGTCGATCGCGAAGGACGCCGTGGTCGCGCGCAACACCGGCACCGGCGGCACCGCCGACGCCGAGGTGGTGTTCGTGGGCTACGCCATGCGCTCGCGGGCCGAGGGTGACGAGCCCGCCGACTACGACGACCTCGCCGGCATCGACGTGCGCGGCAAGGTCGCGCTGATGCTGACCGAGGCCCCAGGCCGCCCCGAGCTCGACGAGCTGCTGCCGGCACTGCGCGCCCACGTCGAGGCCTTCGAAGCCCGCATGCAGCCGCTGCGACAGGCCAACGACACCGCCGGCATGAAGCGGGAGCAGGCCGCAGTGCGCAAGGCACTGCTGCGCGTGATGTCGCCGTTCCTGCACCGCGACGCCTCGCGCGAGATCCTCACCACGCCACCGGACGACCCTGCCGCGGCGCTCGACGGTGCGACACTGTTCGATCTGCTACAGCGCGTGCGCAGCAGCGAGGAGCTCGCGGGTCCGGTGTTCGACCCCCGCGACATCCGGACCTCGCGCAAGCTGCAGCGCCTGGTCGACGCCGGCGCGGTCGGGGTCATCGTGGTCAAGGGCCCGCGCACCTTCGTCGACGCGGCCGCGCGTGAGGCCGACCGTCTGCCGGAGCTGGCCGGGGAGCGCGTCCGCGACGTGCTCGCGATCCCGGTGGTGCAGATGCGGTGGCACGAGGTCGAGCGCGTGTTCGGGCCTGCGGGCCTCCACCTCGCCGCGGTACAGCAGCAGATCGACGAGAAGCACGCGCCGCGCTCCCGCGCGCTCGCGGGGGTCACCGCGCACCTCGACGTCGCGCTGGCGTCGGTCACCCAGGAGGCGCCCAACGTGCTGGCGCAGATCGAGGGCGGCGACCTGGCGCACGAGATCGTGCTGGTCGGCGCACACTTCGATCACATCGGCCAGGTCGGCAGCGGTCACTGCCGTGGCATCACCAAGCCCGACGGCACCCACGACGACATCTGCAACGGCGCCGACGACAACGGCAGCGGTACCGCGGCGATCGTCGAGATGGCGCAGGCGATCCAGGACGCCGGCATCCACCCCCGACGCACGCTGGTGTTCGCGAACTTCTCGGGCGAGGAGATCGGGCTGTTCGGCAGCGACGCGCTGTCGGAGCACCCGCCACAGGTCCCGCCCTTCGCCGACGGCAAGATCGTCGCGATGATCAACCTGGACATGATCGGGCGCCTCGGCGACAAGGGCCTCGCGATCGGCGGCCTGTCGTCGAGCTCCGCGTGGCTACCGTTGCTCGGCGAGCTCGGCGATCGCGGCATGAAGCTGGTGCTCGACCGCGCGATCACCAGCCGCAGCGACCACGCGAGCTTCTACGGCCAGCAGATCCCGGTGTTGTTCTTCTTCACCGGCGTGCATGCCGACTACCACGCGCCGGGCGACGAGATCGGCGGCATCGCCAAGGACGGCATGGTGACGATCGCTCAGCTCGCGTGCGACCTCGTGGTGCGCCTGGCCGACGGCACCGCGATCCCGTTCACGCCGCCGGCGAACGACGCCGAGGGTCTGGTCGGTGCGCTGCCGGGCGACAACCCCAACACCTTGGTGCAGCTGGGCGCGCCCGCAGCCGCGGCACCGCACTAG
- a CDS encoding AAA family ATPase produces the protein MSDDGAIERARPDLTQLSETGRQIVHDELRLLEQVRARIARDAEIDPDKIEDLDAQLIELRDAIAEAKEEDVPSLIDQMHQVAALSRKRGQGRSLPVDPNNPYFGHLRLREGRTGNVRDVLVGRNTLLDNGDGVTIVDWRNAPVSRLYYRYEEDDDYEEEFDERTLEGKILVRRSLAVQDGSLRRVASPQGTFMIDGRACFREAQGSAKPTLAGGAGSAIRVPQNQLGVHGDDSPARADKHLQEITALIDRQQFDLITRPESGIVLIQGGAGSGKTTVALHRVAYLAFQDAQRFAPSSMMIVVYNDGLVEYVRHVLPSLGVEGVNVTTYRKWSAGLLAKIKLRIDQRYTGATPDPVQRFKKHALILKMCDDLVREQLDEIRAQLVERLDERAGAEVLRTWDASSQMPPVIRAERLVKWLADGRGAELPPKVKAAAGTVARAAREQLRDFVGDWLELNTTEKRIRAAIHEHAPGEWTDGDIGTIVRWCARKADLEVDHPDQAVPEGAGLDAEDDAILLRLMQLKYGGLFVGGRRIEYEHIVIDEAQDLCPLEVRVLLDCASKGKSVTIAGDRAQKMVFDNGFVDWPQLLGDAGLPHVEIQPLKITYRSTRQIMEFSRYVLGALADEEQVVARDGADVSYFEFTDTGEAVAFLGEALRTLMHREPNASVALISRYPQQADVYYEALRVSEVPRLRRVRREDFTFTAGIDVTDVRQVKGLEFDYVVLLEPTRANYPDQVQSRHLLHIGATRAAFQLWLLGVGQRSALVPDVLANEQP, from the coding sequence ATGTCCGACGATGGCGCAATCGAGCGCGCGAGACCGGATCTGACGCAGCTGTCGGAGACAGGGCGCCAGATCGTCCACGACGAGCTCCGCCTCCTCGAGCAGGTCCGGGCCCGCATCGCCCGTGATGCCGAGATCGACCCGGACAAGATCGAGGACCTGGACGCGCAGCTCATCGAGCTGCGCGATGCGATTGCGGAGGCCAAGGAGGAGGACGTCCCGTCGCTCATCGACCAGATGCACCAGGTCGCCGCCCTCAGTCGCAAGCGCGGGCAGGGCCGCAGTCTGCCGGTCGACCCCAACAATCCCTACTTCGGTCACCTGCGCCTGCGCGAGGGACGGACGGGCAACGTGCGCGACGTGCTGGTCGGCCGCAACACGCTGCTCGACAACGGCGACGGGGTCACGATCGTCGATTGGCGCAACGCGCCGGTCAGCCGCCTCTACTACCGCTACGAAGAGGACGACGACTACGAAGAGGAGTTCGACGAGCGCACGCTCGAGGGCAAGATCCTCGTGCGCCGCAGCCTGGCGGTGCAGGACGGCTCGCTGCGTCGCGTCGCATCACCGCAGGGCACCTTCATGATCGACGGCCGCGCGTGCTTTCGCGAGGCCCAAGGCAGCGCCAAGCCGACGCTCGCTGGCGGTGCGGGCTCGGCCATCCGCGTGCCGCAGAATCAACTCGGCGTTCACGGCGACGACTCGCCGGCGCGCGCCGACAAGCACCTGCAGGAGATCACGGCGCTCATCGATCGCCAGCAGTTCGATCTCATCACGCGACCCGAGTCGGGCATCGTGCTGATCCAGGGTGGTGCCGGCTCCGGCAAGACCACCGTCGCGCTGCACCGCGTGGCCTACCTCGCGTTCCAGGACGCGCAGCGCTTTGCGCCCAGCTCGATGATGATCGTGGTCTACAACGACGGCCTGGTCGAGTACGTGCGACACGTGTTGCCTTCGCTGGGTGTCGAAGGCGTCAACGTGACCACCTACCGCAAGTGGTCGGCGGGTCTGCTCGCGAAGATCAAGCTGCGCATCGATCAACGCTACACCGGGGCCACACCGGATCCGGTGCAGCGCTTCAAGAAGCACGCCCTGATCCTGAAGATGTGCGACGACCTCGTGCGCGAGCAGCTCGACGAGATCCGCGCGCAGCTGGTCGAACGACTCGACGAGCGGGCCGGCGCGGAGGTGCTGCGCACGTGGGATGCGTCGTCGCAGATGCCGCCGGTGATCCGCGCCGAGCGACTCGTGAAGTGGCTCGCCGATGGGCGCGGCGCCGAGCTGCCACCCAAGGTGAAGGCGGCCGCCGGCACCGTGGCCCGGGCCGCGCGTGAGCAGCTGCGCGACTTCGTCGGCGACTGGCTCGAGCTCAACACCACCGAGAAGCGCATCCGCGCCGCGATCCACGAGCACGCTCCGGGCGAGTGGACCGACGGCGACATCGGCACGATCGTGCGCTGGTGCGCCCGCAAGGCCGATCTCGAGGTCGATCACCCGGATCAAGCCGTGCCCGAGGGCGCGGGGCTCGATGCCGAGGACGACGCGATCCTGCTGCGCCTGATGCAGCTCAAGTACGGCGGCCTGTTCGTGGGCGGCCGTCGCATCGAGTACGAGCACATCGTGATCGACGAGGCGCAGGACCTGTGTCCGCTCGAGGTCCGTGTGCTGCTCGATTGTGCGAGCAAGGGCAAGAGCGTGACGATCGCGGGCGACCGCGCGCAGAAGATGGTGTTCGACAACGGGTTCGTCGACTGGCCGCAGCTGCTCGGTGACGCCGGGCTGCCGCACGTCGAGATCCAGCCGCTCAAGATCACCTACCGCTCGACGCGGCAGATCATGGAGTTCTCGCGGTACGTGCTGGGCGCGCTCGCCGATGAGGAGCAGGTCGTCGCCCGCGATGGCGCCGACGTCAGCTACTTCGAGTTCACCGACACCGGTGAGGCGGTCGCGTTCCTGGGCGAAGCGCTGCGCACGTTGATGCACCGCGAGCCCAACGCCTCGGTGGCGTTGATCTCTCGCTACCCGCAGCAGGCCGACGTCTACTACGAGGCGCTGCGGGTGTCCGAGGTGCCGCGCCTGCGTCGCGTGCGACGCGAGGACTTCACCTTCACCGCTGGCATCGACGTCACCGACGTGCGTCAGGTGAAGGGCCTCGAGTTCGACTACGTGGTCCTGCTCGAGCCGACCCGCGCAAACTACCCCGATCAGGTGCAGTCGCGACACCTGCTGCACATCGGGGCGACACGCGCGGCCTTCCAGCTGTGGCTGCTCGGTGTCGGGCAACGCAGCGCGCTGGTGCCGGACGTGCTCGCGAACGAGCAGCCGTAG